In a single window of the Platichthys flesus chromosome 5, fPlaFle2.1, whole genome shotgun sequence genome:
- the uso1 gene encoding general vesicular transport factor p115 isoform X2: protein MNFLRGVIAGQAAGPQPTGADTIQKLCDRVASSTLLEDRRDAVRALKSLSKKYRLEVGTQAMDHLINILQTDRSDSEILGYALDTLYNIICNDEEEEQDAVTPLPVSGKHKNVSAPDENAQKQADDLGVQFTDTFIQDPEHVTLILSLLEEFDFHVRWPGVKLLTALLKNQCTQVQGVILVSPMGVSRLMDLLADSREVIRNDGLLLLQQLTKSNAAIQKIVAFESAFERLLDIITEEGSSDGGIVVEDCLLLLLNLLRNNSSNQNFFKEGPYIQKMKPWFEVGDDNSGWSAQKVTNLHLMLQLVRVMVSPVNSPGATASCQKSMYQCGLLQQLCTILMATGVPADILTETINTVSEVIRGSQVNQDYFASVNAPSNPPRPAIVVLLMSMVNERQPFVLRCAVLYCFQCFLYKNQKGQGEIVATLLPSTIDANSISAGQLLCGGLFSADSLSNWCAAVALAHALQDNLTQKEQLLRVQLATSLGKPPVSLLQQCTNILSQGDKIDRRGSKVQTRVGLLMLLCTWISNCPIAVTHFLHNQENVPFLTAQISENLGEDERLVQGLCALLLGICIYYNDNSLENYTKDKLKQLIEKRIGKENFVEKLCFITKHELYSRAAQKPQPVFPSPEQMLFDHEFTKLVKELEGVITKAVHKSSEEEKKEEEVKKTIEQHDNIVTQYKELIREQDAQIKELKEQLGSMSSQNEQTQATLTQQLSQIQQHKDQYNILKLKLGKENQSPSNGQGDGSQVNGLQTEELTQLREEVEELRQQQMLLQTQLGDKDALINSLKSEAAQTAEESAGGSENTELLTELEALRSQVQSQASEINQLKTERQELVRRAEAASSDTVPSSDSSVDTDKVGELESRLAALTTETERLKGENKGLSESRADLEQQLASATSTVAILQTEKEKLQTDVQESKKEQDDLLMLLADQDQKIHSLKQRLKGLGETVEDEDDLDARDEEEEEDDDEEED from the exons ATGAACTTCCTCAGGGGAGTGATAGCCGGACAGGCAGCCGGGCCGCAGCCGACCGGAGCCGACACG ATCCAGAAGCTGTGTGACAGAGTGGCCTCCTCAACACTCCTGGAAGACCGCCGAGATGCTGTCCGGGCGCTCAAGTCTCTGTCTAAG AAATATCGCTTGGAAGTTGGGACACAGGCGATGGATCACTTGATTAATATACTGCAAACAGACAG GTCCGACTCGGAAATCCTCGGCTATGCTTTGGACACACTGTACAACATCATCTGcaatgatgaggaggaagagcaag ACGCAGTaactcctctccctgtctcaggGAAGCATAAGAATGTGTCTGCGCctg ATGAGAATGCCCAGAAGCAGGCAGATGACCTCGGTGTCCAGTTCACAGACACGTTCATCCAGGATCCCGAGCACGTGActcttattctctctctgttggAG gAGTTTGACTTTCATGTGCGTTGGCCGGGGGTGAAGCTATTGACTGCTCTCCTGAAGAATCAGTGTACTCAGGTCCAGGGCGTCATTCTGGTCAGCCCCATGG GTGTTTCCCGACTAATGGACCTACTGGCAGACTCGAGAGAAGTCATTCGCAATGAT GGATTGCTGTTGCTTCAGCAGCTGACTAAGAGCAACGCTGCCATTCAGAAAATTGTGGCATTTGAGAGCGCATTTGAGCGGCTCCTGGATATTATTACAGAAGAAGGTAGCAGTGATGGAG GTATCGTGGTGGAGgactgtttgctgctgctgctcaacctGCTGAGGAACAACAGCTCAAACCAGAATTTCTTCAAGGAGGGCCCCTACATCCAGAAAATGAAGCCCTGGTTCGAGGTCGGTGACGATAACTCGGGCTGGTCTGCACAGAAGGTCACCAACCTCCACCTAATGCTGCAG CTGGTGCGAGTCATGGTGTCTCCAGTAAACTCTCCTGGAGCGACGGCCAGTTGTCAGAAGTCCATGTACCAGTGTGGCCTGCTGCAGCAGTTATGCACCATCCTCATGGCCACTGGTGTTCCTGCTGACATCCTCACTGAG ACCATCAACACTGTATCAGAGGTCATCAGGGGCTCACAGGTCAACCAGGACTACTTTGCTTCTGTCAATGCTCCTTCAAACCCACCGAG acCAGCGATCGTGGTCCTGCTCATGTCCATGGTGAATGAGAGACAACCGTTTGTGCTTCGCTGTGCAGTCCTCTACtgtttccagtgtttcctcTACAAAAACCAGAAGGGCCAGGGGGAGATAGTGGCGACACTGCTGCCTTCCACTATTGATG ccAACTCCATCTCAGCGGGCCAGCTGCTGTGCGGAGGCCTCTTCTCAGCAGACTCTCTGTCCAACTGGTGTGCCGCTGTGGCCTTGGCGCACGCATTGCAGGACAACCTCACCCAGAAGGAGCAGCTGCTCAGGGTTCAACTTGCCACCAGCCTGGGCAAAccccctgtctctctgcttCAGCAGTGCACCAACATCCTCTCCCAG GGAGATAAGATCGACCGGCGG GGCAGTAAAGTCCAGACGAGGGTCGGCCTCCTCATGCTGCTGTGTACGTGGATCAGCAACTGTCCGATCGCTGTCACACACTTTCTACACAATCAGGAAAATGTTCCCTTT CTGACAGCTCAGATCTCAGAGAACCTGGGAGAGGATGAACGGCTGGTCCAGGGTCTGTGTGCGCTTCTGCTCGGCATCTGCATCTATTACAACGACAACTCATTGGAGAACTACACCAA agataAGCTGAAGCAGCTGATCGAGAAGCGAATTGGAAAGGAAAACTTTGTAGAGAAACTCTGCTTCATCACCAAACACGAGCTGTACTCGCGGGCGGCTCAGAAGCCACAGCCCGTCTTCCCGTCTCCAGAGCAGATGCTGTTTGACCACGAGTTCACCAAGCTGGTCAAAGAACTGGAGG GTGTTATCACCAAGGCGGTTCATAAatccagtgaggaggagaaaaaggaagaggaggtgaagaagacaATAGAGCAGCACGACAACATCGTAACTCAGTACAAAGAACTGATCAGAGAACAG GATGCTCAGATCAAGGAGCTCAAAGAGCAGTTGGGCTCCATGTCGTCTCAGAACGAACAGACACAGGCTAccctcacacagcagctgtcccAGATCCAGCAGCACAAAGACCAGTACAACATCCTCAAGCTGAAGTTAG GGAAGGAGAACCAGAGTCCGTCTAACGGTCAGGGAGACGGCTCCCAGGTGAACGGGCTGCAGACAGAGGAGCTGACGCAGctcagagaggaagtggaggagctgCGCCAGCAACAGATGCTTCTCCAGACACAACTCGGTGACAAAGACGCACTCATCAACAGCCTG AAGTCCGAGGCAGCACAGACAGCGGAGGAGTCAGCAGGAGGATCAGAGAACACAGAACTACTCACG GAGCTGGAGGCTTTGAGGAGTCAGGTTCAGTCCCAGGCGTCAGAAATCAACCAgctgaagacagagagacaagaaCTTGTCAGGAGAGCAGAAGCTGCG TCCTCAGACACAGTCCCCAGCAGCGACAGCTCCGTAGACACAGACAAGGTGGGAGAACTAGAGAGCAGGCTTGCAGCACTGacgactgagacagagagactcAAG GGGGAGAACAAGGGCCTGTCGGAGAGCCGGGCCGACCTCGAGCAGCAGTTGGCTTCTGCCACCAGCACGGTGGCCATCCTGCAGacggagaaggagaagctgcagacgGACGTTCAGGAGTCCAAGAAGGAGCAGGACGACCTCCTGATGCTGCTGGCCGACCAGGACCAGAAGATCCACAGCCTGAAGCAGAGGCTCAAAGGCCTGGGAGAAACG GTGGAAGATGAAGACGACCTTGATGccagggacgaggaggaggaggaggacgatgacgaagaggaggattaa
- the uso1 gene encoding general vesicular transport factor p115 isoform X4, whose amino-acid sequence MNFLRGVIAGQAAGPQPTGADTIQKLCDRVASSTLLEDRRDAVRALKSLSKKYRLEVGTQAMDHLINILQTDRSDSEILGYALDTLYNIICNDEEEEQDESEDENAQKQADDLGVQFTDTFIQDPEHVTLILSLLEEFDFHVRWPGVKLLTALLKNQCTQVQGVILVSPMGVSRLMDLLADSREVIRNDGLLLLQQLTKSNAAIQKIVAFESAFERLLDIITEEGSSDGGIVVEDCLLLLLNLLRNNSSNQNFFKEGPYIQKMKPWFEVGDDNSGWSAQKVTNLHLMLQLVRVMVSPVNSPGATASCQKSMYQCGLLQQLCTILMATGVPADILTETINTVSEVIRGSQVNQDYFASVNAPSNPPRPAIVVLLMSMVNERQPFVLRCAVLYCFQCFLYKNQKGQGEIVATLLPSTIDANSISAGQLLCGGLFSADSLSNWCAAVALAHALQDNLTQKEQLLRVQLATSLGKPPVSLLQQCTNILSQGDKIDRRGSKVQTRVGLLMLLCTWISNCPIAVTHFLHNQENVPFLTAQISENLGEDERLVQGLCALLLGICIYYNDNSLENYTKDKLKQLIEKRIGKENFVEKLCFITKHELYSRAAQKPQPVFPSPEQMLFDHEFTKLVKELEGVITKAVHKSSEEEKKEEEVKKTIEQHDNIVTQYKELIREQDAQIKELKEQLGSMSSQNEQTQATLTQQLSQIQQHKDQYNILKLKLGKENQSPSNGQGDGSQVNGLQTEELTQLREEVEELRQQQMLLQTQLGDKDALINSLKSEAAQTAEESAGGSENTELLTELEALRSQVQSQASEINQLKTERQELVRRAEAASSDTVPSSDSSVDTDKVGELESRLAALTTETERLKGENKGLSESRADLEQQLASATSTVAILQTEKEKLQTDVQESKKEQDDLLMLLADQDQKIHSLKQRLKGLGETVEDEDDLDARDEEEEEDDDEEED is encoded by the exons ATGAACTTCCTCAGGGGAGTGATAGCCGGACAGGCAGCCGGGCCGCAGCCGACCGGAGCCGACACG ATCCAGAAGCTGTGTGACAGAGTGGCCTCCTCAACACTCCTGGAAGACCGCCGAGATGCTGTCCGGGCGCTCAAGTCTCTGTCTAAG AAATATCGCTTGGAAGTTGGGACACAGGCGATGGATCACTTGATTAATATACTGCAAACAGACAG GTCCGACTCGGAAATCCTCGGCTATGCTTTGGACACACTGTACAACATCATCTGcaatgatgaggaggaagagcaag ATGAATCGGAAG ATGAGAATGCCCAGAAGCAGGCAGATGACCTCGGTGTCCAGTTCACAGACACGTTCATCCAGGATCCCGAGCACGTGActcttattctctctctgttggAG gAGTTTGACTTTCATGTGCGTTGGCCGGGGGTGAAGCTATTGACTGCTCTCCTGAAGAATCAGTGTACTCAGGTCCAGGGCGTCATTCTGGTCAGCCCCATGG GTGTTTCCCGACTAATGGACCTACTGGCAGACTCGAGAGAAGTCATTCGCAATGAT GGATTGCTGTTGCTTCAGCAGCTGACTAAGAGCAACGCTGCCATTCAGAAAATTGTGGCATTTGAGAGCGCATTTGAGCGGCTCCTGGATATTATTACAGAAGAAGGTAGCAGTGATGGAG GTATCGTGGTGGAGgactgtttgctgctgctgctcaacctGCTGAGGAACAACAGCTCAAACCAGAATTTCTTCAAGGAGGGCCCCTACATCCAGAAAATGAAGCCCTGGTTCGAGGTCGGTGACGATAACTCGGGCTGGTCTGCACAGAAGGTCACCAACCTCCACCTAATGCTGCAG CTGGTGCGAGTCATGGTGTCTCCAGTAAACTCTCCTGGAGCGACGGCCAGTTGTCAGAAGTCCATGTACCAGTGTGGCCTGCTGCAGCAGTTATGCACCATCCTCATGGCCACTGGTGTTCCTGCTGACATCCTCACTGAG ACCATCAACACTGTATCAGAGGTCATCAGGGGCTCACAGGTCAACCAGGACTACTTTGCTTCTGTCAATGCTCCTTCAAACCCACCGAG acCAGCGATCGTGGTCCTGCTCATGTCCATGGTGAATGAGAGACAACCGTTTGTGCTTCGCTGTGCAGTCCTCTACtgtttccagtgtttcctcTACAAAAACCAGAAGGGCCAGGGGGAGATAGTGGCGACACTGCTGCCTTCCACTATTGATG ccAACTCCATCTCAGCGGGCCAGCTGCTGTGCGGAGGCCTCTTCTCAGCAGACTCTCTGTCCAACTGGTGTGCCGCTGTGGCCTTGGCGCACGCATTGCAGGACAACCTCACCCAGAAGGAGCAGCTGCTCAGGGTTCAACTTGCCACCAGCCTGGGCAAAccccctgtctctctgcttCAGCAGTGCACCAACATCCTCTCCCAG GGAGATAAGATCGACCGGCGG GGCAGTAAAGTCCAGACGAGGGTCGGCCTCCTCATGCTGCTGTGTACGTGGATCAGCAACTGTCCGATCGCTGTCACACACTTTCTACACAATCAGGAAAATGTTCCCTTT CTGACAGCTCAGATCTCAGAGAACCTGGGAGAGGATGAACGGCTGGTCCAGGGTCTGTGTGCGCTTCTGCTCGGCATCTGCATCTATTACAACGACAACTCATTGGAGAACTACACCAA agataAGCTGAAGCAGCTGATCGAGAAGCGAATTGGAAAGGAAAACTTTGTAGAGAAACTCTGCTTCATCACCAAACACGAGCTGTACTCGCGGGCGGCTCAGAAGCCACAGCCCGTCTTCCCGTCTCCAGAGCAGATGCTGTTTGACCACGAGTTCACCAAGCTGGTCAAAGAACTGGAGG GTGTTATCACCAAGGCGGTTCATAAatccagtgaggaggagaaaaaggaagaggaggtgaagaagacaATAGAGCAGCACGACAACATCGTAACTCAGTACAAAGAACTGATCAGAGAACAG GATGCTCAGATCAAGGAGCTCAAAGAGCAGTTGGGCTCCATGTCGTCTCAGAACGAACAGACACAGGCTAccctcacacagcagctgtcccAGATCCAGCAGCACAAAGACCAGTACAACATCCTCAAGCTGAAGTTAG GGAAGGAGAACCAGAGTCCGTCTAACGGTCAGGGAGACGGCTCCCAGGTGAACGGGCTGCAGACAGAGGAGCTGACGCAGctcagagaggaagtggaggagctgCGCCAGCAACAGATGCTTCTCCAGACACAACTCGGTGACAAAGACGCACTCATCAACAGCCTG AAGTCCGAGGCAGCACAGACAGCGGAGGAGTCAGCAGGAGGATCAGAGAACACAGAACTACTCACG GAGCTGGAGGCTTTGAGGAGTCAGGTTCAGTCCCAGGCGTCAGAAATCAACCAgctgaagacagagagacaagaaCTTGTCAGGAGAGCAGAAGCTGCG TCCTCAGACACAGTCCCCAGCAGCGACAGCTCCGTAGACACAGACAAGGTGGGAGAACTAGAGAGCAGGCTTGCAGCACTGacgactgagacagagagactcAAG GGGGAGAACAAGGGCCTGTCGGAGAGCCGGGCCGACCTCGAGCAGCAGTTGGCTTCTGCCACCAGCACGGTGGCCATCCTGCAGacggagaaggagaagctgcagacgGACGTTCAGGAGTCCAAGAAGGAGCAGGACGACCTCCTGATGCTGCTGGCCGACCAGGACCAGAAGATCCACAGCCTGAAGCAGAGGCTCAAAGGCCTGGGAGAAACG GTGGAAGATGAAGACGACCTTGATGccagggacgaggaggaggaggaggacgatgacgaagaggaggattaa
- the uso1 gene encoding general vesicular transport factor p115 isoform X3 has translation MNFLRGVIAGQAAGPQPTGADTIQKLCDRVASSTLLEDRRDAVRALKSLSKKYRLEVGTQAMDHLINILQTDRSDSEILGYALDTLYNIICNDEEEEQDESEDAVTPLPVSGKHKNVSAPDENAQKQADDLGVQFTDTFIQDPEHVTLILSLLEEFDFHVRWPGVKLLTALLKNQCTQVQGVILVSPMGVSRLMDLLADSREVIRNDGLLLLQQLTKSNAAIQKIVAFESAFERLLDIITEEGSSDGGIVVEDCLLLLLNLLRNNSSNQNFFKEGPYIQKMKPWFEVGDDNSGWSAQKVTNLHLMLQLVRVMVSPVNSPGATASCQKSMYQCGLLQQLCTILMATGVPADILTETINTVSEVIRGSQVNQDYFASVNAPSNPPRPAIVVLLMSMVNERQPFVLRCAVLYCFQCFLYKNQKGQGEIVATLLPSTIDANSISAGQLLCGGLFSADSLSNWCAAVALAHALQDNLTQKEQLLRVQLATSLGKPPVSLLQQCTNILSQGSKVQTRVGLLMLLCTWISNCPIAVTHFLHNQENVPFLTAQISENLGEDERLVQGLCALLLGICIYYNDNSLENYTKDKLKQLIEKRIGKENFVEKLCFITKHELYSRAAQKPQPVFPSPEQMLFDHEFTKLVKELEGVITKAVHKSSEEEKKEEEVKKTIEQHDNIVTQYKELIREQDAQIKELKEQLGSMSSQNEQTQATLTQQLSQIQQHKDQYNILKLKLGKENQSPSNGQGDGSQVNGLQTEELTQLREEVEELRQQQMLLQTQLGDKDALINSLKSEAAQTAEESAGGSENTELLTELEALRSQVQSQASEINQLKTERQELVRRAEAASSDTVPSSDSSVDTDKVGELESRLAALTTETERLKGENKGLSESRADLEQQLASATSTVAILQTEKEKLQTDVQESKKEQDDLLMLLADQDQKIHSLKQRLKGLGETVEDEDDLDARDEEEEEDDDEEED, from the exons ATGAACTTCCTCAGGGGAGTGATAGCCGGACAGGCAGCCGGGCCGCAGCCGACCGGAGCCGACACG ATCCAGAAGCTGTGTGACAGAGTGGCCTCCTCAACACTCCTGGAAGACCGCCGAGATGCTGTCCGGGCGCTCAAGTCTCTGTCTAAG AAATATCGCTTGGAAGTTGGGACACAGGCGATGGATCACTTGATTAATATACTGCAAACAGACAG GTCCGACTCGGAAATCCTCGGCTATGCTTTGGACACACTGTACAACATCATCTGcaatgatgaggaggaagagcaag ATGAATCGGAAG ACGCAGTaactcctctccctgtctcaggGAAGCATAAGAATGTGTCTGCGCctg ATGAGAATGCCCAGAAGCAGGCAGATGACCTCGGTGTCCAGTTCACAGACACGTTCATCCAGGATCCCGAGCACGTGActcttattctctctctgttggAG gAGTTTGACTTTCATGTGCGTTGGCCGGGGGTGAAGCTATTGACTGCTCTCCTGAAGAATCAGTGTACTCAGGTCCAGGGCGTCATTCTGGTCAGCCCCATGG GTGTTTCCCGACTAATGGACCTACTGGCAGACTCGAGAGAAGTCATTCGCAATGAT GGATTGCTGTTGCTTCAGCAGCTGACTAAGAGCAACGCTGCCATTCAGAAAATTGTGGCATTTGAGAGCGCATTTGAGCGGCTCCTGGATATTATTACAGAAGAAGGTAGCAGTGATGGAG GTATCGTGGTGGAGgactgtttgctgctgctgctcaacctGCTGAGGAACAACAGCTCAAACCAGAATTTCTTCAAGGAGGGCCCCTACATCCAGAAAATGAAGCCCTGGTTCGAGGTCGGTGACGATAACTCGGGCTGGTCTGCACAGAAGGTCACCAACCTCCACCTAATGCTGCAG CTGGTGCGAGTCATGGTGTCTCCAGTAAACTCTCCTGGAGCGACGGCCAGTTGTCAGAAGTCCATGTACCAGTGTGGCCTGCTGCAGCAGTTATGCACCATCCTCATGGCCACTGGTGTTCCTGCTGACATCCTCACTGAG ACCATCAACACTGTATCAGAGGTCATCAGGGGCTCACAGGTCAACCAGGACTACTTTGCTTCTGTCAATGCTCCTTCAAACCCACCGAG acCAGCGATCGTGGTCCTGCTCATGTCCATGGTGAATGAGAGACAACCGTTTGTGCTTCGCTGTGCAGTCCTCTACtgtttccagtgtttcctcTACAAAAACCAGAAGGGCCAGGGGGAGATAGTGGCGACACTGCTGCCTTCCACTATTGATG ccAACTCCATCTCAGCGGGCCAGCTGCTGTGCGGAGGCCTCTTCTCAGCAGACTCTCTGTCCAACTGGTGTGCCGCTGTGGCCTTGGCGCACGCATTGCAGGACAACCTCACCCAGAAGGAGCAGCTGCTCAGGGTTCAACTTGCCACCAGCCTGGGCAAAccccctgtctctctgcttCAGCAGTGCACCAACATCCTCTCCCAG GGCAGTAAAGTCCAGACGAGGGTCGGCCTCCTCATGCTGCTGTGTACGTGGATCAGCAACTGTCCGATCGCTGTCACACACTTTCTACACAATCAGGAAAATGTTCCCTTT CTGACAGCTCAGATCTCAGAGAACCTGGGAGAGGATGAACGGCTGGTCCAGGGTCTGTGTGCGCTTCTGCTCGGCATCTGCATCTATTACAACGACAACTCATTGGAGAACTACACCAA agataAGCTGAAGCAGCTGATCGAGAAGCGAATTGGAAAGGAAAACTTTGTAGAGAAACTCTGCTTCATCACCAAACACGAGCTGTACTCGCGGGCGGCTCAGAAGCCACAGCCCGTCTTCCCGTCTCCAGAGCAGATGCTGTTTGACCACGAGTTCACCAAGCTGGTCAAAGAACTGGAGG GTGTTATCACCAAGGCGGTTCATAAatccagtgaggaggagaaaaaggaagaggaggtgaagaagacaATAGAGCAGCACGACAACATCGTAACTCAGTACAAAGAACTGATCAGAGAACAG GATGCTCAGATCAAGGAGCTCAAAGAGCAGTTGGGCTCCATGTCGTCTCAGAACGAACAGACACAGGCTAccctcacacagcagctgtcccAGATCCAGCAGCACAAAGACCAGTACAACATCCTCAAGCTGAAGTTAG GGAAGGAGAACCAGAGTCCGTCTAACGGTCAGGGAGACGGCTCCCAGGTGAACGGGCTGCAGACAGAGGAGCTGACGCAGctcagagaggaagtggaggagctgCGCCAGCAACAGATGCTTCTCCAGACACAACTCGGTGACAAAGACGCACTCATCAACAGCCTG AAGTCCGAGGCAGCACAGACAGCGGAGGAGTCAGCAGGAGGATCAGAGAACACAGAACTACTCACG GAGCTGGAGGCTTTGAGGAGTCAGGTTCAGTCCCAGGCGTCAGAAATCAACCAgctgaagacagagagacaagaaCTTGTCAGGAGAGCAGAAGCTGCG TCCTCAGACACAGTCCCCAGCAGCGACAGCTCCGTAGACACAGACAAGGTGGGAGAACTAGAGAGCAGGCTTGCAGCACTGacgactgagacagagagactcAAG GGGGAGAACAAGGGCCTGTCGGAGAGCCGGGCCGACCTCGAGCAGCAGTTGGCTTCTGCCACCAGCACGGTGGCCATCCTGCAGacggagaaggagaagctgcagacgGACGTTCAGGAGTCCAAGAAGGAGCAGGACGACCTCCTGATGCTGCTGGCCGACCAGGACCAGAAGATCCACAGCCTGAAGCAGAGGCTCAAAGGCCTGGGAGAAACG GTGGAAGATGAAGACGACCTTGATGccagggacgaggaggaggaggaggacgatgacgaagaggaggattaa